A genomic region of Aureimonas populi contains the following coding sequences:
- a CDS encoding DUF1499 domain-containing protein, with protein sequence MSGHYIRKRARSAGWGFSLAVFAAALLLVGLTFFRMGAVDLDAFTLTLLFAAALVALSLVFSLFAISRAWGYGHRGGGRALAALLVGLVVVLPYALGAALAIEYPAGNQAATRGFATTAPTATDMPASLLPGRDYRATAADVYEAAQGAMSASGWQVLEVETRQPPEPADGNLGISGTVLAPVPTLRDTLEAAEDADPLVAMDSDEYTITAVATAPIFGFPSDVTLRIVEEDGTSYVDMRAVSRGLSRDLGQNRRFIHAFFARLDEAMTLLQTGALEE encoded by the coding sequence TTGAGCGGACACTATATTCGCAAGCGTGCGCGCAGCGCGGGCTGGGGCTTTTCCCTCGCGGTCTTCGCGGCCGCGCTACTTCTCGTGGGGCTGACCTTCTTCCGAATGGGCGCGGTGGATCTCGACGCTTTCACGCTGACGCTTCTCTTCGCGGCCGCTCTCGTCGCCCTTTCGCTCGTCTTCTCGCTCTTCGCGATCTCCCGGGCCTGGGGCTACGGCCACCGGGGCGGCGGAAGGGCGCTGGCGGCGCTTCTCGTAGGCCTTGTCGTGGTGCTGCCCTACGCGCTGGGGGCCGCGCTGGCCATCGAGTATCCCGCCGGGAACCAGGCGGCCACGCGCGGCTTTGCGACAACCGCTCCTACCGCCACAGACATGCCCGCCTCCCTGCTGCCGGGCCGGGACTACCGGGCGACGGCCGCCGACGTCTACGAAGCGGCGCAGGGCGCCATGAGCGCCAGCGGCTGGCAGGTGCTGGAAGTGGAGACACGCCAGCCCCCTGAGCCGGCGGATGGGAATCTGGGCATCAGTGGCACGGTGCTGGCGCCCGTGCCCACCTTGCGCGATACGCTGGAAGCGGCCGAGGACGCCGACCCGCTGGTGGCCATGGATTCGGACGAGTACACGATCACGGCCGTCGCGACCGCGCCCATCTTCGGCTTCCCCAGCGATGTGACATTGCGCATCGTGGAGGAGGACGGCACCAGCTATGTGGACATGCGCGCGGTCTCGCGCGGACTTTCGCGCGATCTGGGCCAGAACCGCCGCTTCATCCATGCCTTTTTTGCCCGCCTCGACGAGGCGATGACGCTTCTCCAGACCGGCGCGCTGGAGGAGTAG
- the ppdK gene encoding pyruvate, phosphate dikinase, whose protein sequence is MAKRVFTFKRGAAERPADAAEALGLKGANLAMLASLDLPVPPGFTVSTTGWRETATVNGALSQSLRSEILSGVEWLEAATGRAFDGKARPLLLAVRTGARSQMPGLADTVLDIGLNDRTVEIFAEELGDPHFAFRSYRRFIESFATLVHGADPGEFEELMDAERVHNGWRGPEPDTLDGWRSLIAGHLRLVEDVAGEAMPQTPFEQLVAVVGGAFASWRSPVARAFRVLHGIAENAGLAVTAHAMIFNERGENSGTGRAVSRDLSTGRAQLTGEFILRGRDEPREIGERGTVIDLAAMGPTSASPFPADREALADHVRRVEEHLGDACEVDFMVGDGELFILQSRPARRGVDEAIHVAVRMVEEGLIAEEEALLRIDPASLDQLLHPTIERGEAFDLIARGVPASPGAASGQIVFSAQAALDLANEGRRTILVRTETLPDDIHGMHVTEGVLTIRGGTTSHAAVVARGIGKPCVTGAGSLRIDQDAGTLTASGRVLREGDVITIDGTSGEIIAGASRLTRPMLTGDFAILLEFADRARRLHVRTNAETPLEARAARAFGAEGIGLCRTEHMFFQGERVGAMREMILAEGEDGRRAALARLLPMQRSDFVELFEIMAGQPVTIRLLDPPLHEFLPKGEAEIAETAAHLGVPERKLIERIETLREFNPMLGHRGCRLAISYPEIVETQARAIFEAAIEAGQKKGKDVVPEIMIPLISLRKELDFVKARIDDIAERVAQERGRRVSYLVGAMMELPRAILRADLIAQVADFCSFGTNDLTQTVYGISRDDSSNFLSTYERLGIIDRDPFQSIDVEGVGELVTLGVEKARRVRPDITLGVCGEQGGDPASINFFEKAGLDYVSCSPYRVPIARLAAAQAAIRFERSLRGAGASKARGRA, encoded by the coding sequence ATGGCCAAGCGGGTCTTCACGTTCAAGCGCGGCGCCGCCGAGAGGCCCGCCGACGCGGCTGAGGCACTCGGCCTGAAGGGCGCGAACCTTGCCATGCTCGCGTCTCTCGACCTGCCGGTGCCGCCGGGCTTCACCGTCTCCACCACCGGCTGGCGCGAGACCGCGACGGTCAACGGCGCGCTTTCGCAGAGCCTGCGCTCGGAAATCCTCTCCGGGGTGGAATGGCTGGAGGCGGCGACGGGCCGGGCGTTCGACGGCAAGGCGCGGCCGCTGCTCCTGGCCGTGCGCACCGGCGCGCGCTCGCAGATGCCCGGCCTGGCCGACACCGTGCTCGATATCGGCCTGAACGACCGCACGGTGGAGATCTTCGCCGAGGAGTTGGGCGATCCGCACTTCGCGTTTCGAAGCTACCGGCGCTTCATCGAGAGCTTTGCCACGCTCGTGCACGGCGCCGACCCCGGCGAGTTCGAGGAGCTGATGGACGCCGAGCGCGTCCATAATGGCTGGCGGGGGCCGGAGCCGGACACGCTGGACGGGTGGCGCTCGCTGATCGCCGGCCATCTGCGCCTCGTGGAGGACGTGGCCGGCGAGGCGATGCCGCAGACGCCGTTCGAGCAGCTCGTGGCGGTGGTGGGCGGGGCGTTCGCGAGCTGGCGCAGCCCGGTGGCGCGCGCCTTCCGGGTGCTGCACGGCATCGCGGAGAATGCGGGCCTTGCCGTCACGGCCCATGCGATGATCTTCAACGAGCGGGGCGAGAATTCGGGCACCGGACGCGCCGTCTCGCGCGACCTTTCCACGGGCCGCGCGCAATTGACCGGGGAGTTCATCCTTCGCGGCCGCGACGAGCCGCGCGAGATCGGGGAGCGCGGCACCGTCATTGATCTGGCGGCGATGGGGCCGACTTCCGCCTCGCCCTTTCCCGCCGACCGCGAGGCGCTGGCCGACCATGTGCGGCGGGTGGAGGAGCATCTCGGCGATGCCTGCGAGGTCGACTTCATGGTCGGCGATGGAGAGCTCTTCATCCTCCAGTCGCGCCCGGCGCGGCGCGGAGTGGACGAGGCGATCCACGTCGCCGTCAGGATGGTGGAGGAGGGGCTAATCGCGGAGGAGGAGGCGCTGCTGCGCATCGACCCCGCCTCGCTCGACCAGCTCCTGCACCCCACCATCGAGCGCGGCGAGGCGTTCGACCTCATCGCGCGCGGCGTGCCGGCCTCTCCCGGTGCGGCAAGCGGGCAGATCGTCTTTTCCGCGCAGGCGGCCCTCGACCTGGCGAACGAGGGGCGGCGCACCATCCTCGTGCGCACCGAGACCCTGCCGGACGACATTCACGGGATGCATGTCACCGAAGGCGTGCTGACCATTCGCGGGGGCACGACGAGCCACGCGGCGGTGGTGGCGCGCGGCATCGGCAAGCCTTGCGTGACCGGGGCGGGCTCGCTGCGGATCGACCAGGACGCCGGGACGCTGACCGCCTCCGGCCGGGTGCTTCGCGAGGGCGACGTCATCACCATCGACGGCACGTCGGGCGAGATCATCGCGGGCGCCTCGCGCCTGACGCGCCCCATGCTGACGGGCGATTTCGCCATTCTTCTGGAGTTCGCCGACCGCGCGCGCCGCCTGCATGTGCGAACCAATGCCGAAACGCCGCTGGAAGCGCGCGCCGCGCGCGCCTTCGGCGCGGAGGGCATCGGCCTTTGCCGCACGGAGCATATGTTCTTCCAGGGCGAGCGCGTGGGCGCCATGCGCGAGATGATCCTGGCCGAGGGCGAGGACGGCCGCCGCGCGGCGCTGGCGCGCCTTCTCCCCATGCAGCGTTCCGATTTCGTCGAGCTGTTCGAGATCATGGCCGGTCAGCCGGTGACGATCCGCCTGCTCGATCCGCCGCTCCATGAATTCCTGCCCAAGGGGGAGGCGGAGATCGCGGAGACGGCCGCGCATCTCGGCGTGCCCGAGCGCAAGCTCATCGAGCGGATCGAGACGCTGCGCGAGTTCAACCCGATGCTCGGCCACCGTGGGTGCCGGCTGGCCATCTCCTATCCCGAGATCGTGGAAACGCAGGCGCGGGCCATTTTCGAAGCCGCCATCGAGGCGGGCCAGAAGAAGGGCAAGGACGTCGTTCCGGAGATCATGATCCCGCTCATCAGCCTGCGGAAGGAGCTGGACTTCGTGAAGGCGCGCATCGACGATATCGCCGAGCGCGTGGCGCAGGAGCGGGGGCGGCGCGTTTCCTATCTGGTCGGTGCGATGATGGAGCTGCCGCGCGCCATCCTGCGTGCCGACCTCATCGCCCAGGTTGCGGATTTCTGCTCCTTCGGCACCAACGACCTGACGCAGACCGTCTACGGCATTTCGCGGGACGATTCGTCCAACTTCCTCTCCACCTACGAGCGCCTCGGCATCATCGACCGAGACCCGTTCCAGTCGATCGACGTGGAAGGAGTGGGCGAACTCGTGACGTTGGGGGTGGAGAAGGCGAGGCGTGTGCGACCCGATATCACGCTGGGCGTCTGCGGCGAGCAGGGCGGCGATCCCGCGTCCATCAACTTCTTCGAAAAGGCGGGGCTCGACTACGTGTCCTGCTCGCCCTACCGCGTGCCCATCGCACGGCTGGCGGCGGCGCAGGCGGCCATCCGCTTCGAGCGCTCCCTGCGCGGGGCCGGCGCCTCCAAGGCGCGTGGCAGGGCGTAG
- a CDS encoding DsbA family protein, which yields MDTNARQPVMKAARHASVLLASAAMLALAACSDNDAPGSVIVGSAEAQTPEAAAEGERRTNPSAVTAPRAQGSVDVAALMEEGPLPDIVIGDPDAPVTIVEYASLTCSHCANFHVNSLPAVKADYVDTGIAKIVVREFPFDPRALAGFMLARCVPENQRESMIDVLFQQQANWARAENASAALLSIARLSGMSQDEFAACLQNTELQGQITSVKDRGENEFGVNATPTFFINGDRYAGALSADEMAAVIESHR from the coding sequence ATGGACACCAACGCCCGCCAGCCGGTGATGAAGGCGGCACGCCACGCCTCGGTGCTGCTCGCGAGCGCGGCTATGCTGGCGCTGGCCGCCTGCTCCGACAACGACGCGCCGGGCTCCGTCATCGTCGGTTCCGCCGAGGCCCAGACCCCGGAGGCGGCCGCCGAGGGCGAGCGCCGGACGAACCCTTCCGCCGTGACCGCGCCGCGCGCGCAGGGCAGCGTCGATGTGGCGGCGCTGATGGAGGAGGGGCCGCTGCCTGATATCGTGATCGGCGATCCGGACGCGCCCGTGACCATCGTCGAGTATGCCTCGCTGACATGCAGCCATTGCGCCAATTTCCACGTCAACAGCCTGCCGGCCGTGAAGGCGGACTATGTCGATACCGGCATCGCCAAGATCGTGGTGCGCGAGTTCCCGTTCGATCCGCGCGCGCTGGCCGGTTTCATGCTGGCGCGATGCGTGCCCGAGAACCAGCGTGAATCGATGATCGACGTGCTCTTCCAGCAGCAGGCCAACTGGGCGCGCGCGGAGAACGCTTCCGCCGCGCTTCTCTCCATCGCCCGCCTCTCCGGCATGTCGCAGGACGAGTTCGCCGCCTGCCTCCAGAACACGGAGCTTCAGGGCCAGATCACGAGCGTGAAGGATCGCGGCGAGAACGAGTTCGGCGTCAACGCCACGCCGACCTTCTTCATCAACGGCGACCGTTACGCCGGCGCGCTCTCGGCGGACGAGATGGCCGCCGTCATCGAGAGCCACCGCTGA
- a CDS encoding glycosyltransferase family 25 protein has protein sequence MKLAAYVINLDRSLDRLAAFSADAKRAELEFTRVAAVDGREIPVTERTLLDEAGFRRDHGKRPMPGEYGCYASHIKVLQLFLEGGADVALILEDDAKVPADLNAQLDDILSRDDWDLVKLTHHRMTHLKAERRLASGRTLGRASFGPTGSSAAYLVKRAAAARLVESLVPMTLPYDVALERGWAHGIRVRHVRPDVVKPNIETGRSLTQEEGNYRRMRLKPWRRLTTLRFRTIDFVRRLAGAWARP, from the coding sequence TTGAAGCTTGCAGCTTACGTCATCAATCTCGACCGCTCGCTGGATCGTCTTGCCGCATTCTCCGCCGATGCGAAACGGGCGGAACTGGAGTTCACCCGCGTCGCGGCCGTCGATGGGCGCGAGATACCCGTGACCGAGCGAACTCTCCTGGACGAAGCCGGCTTTCGCCGCGATCACGGCAAACGGCCCATGCCGGGGGAATACGGCTGCTATGCGAGTCACATCAAGGTCTTGCAGCTTTTTCTTGAGGGCGGAGCGGATGTCGCTCTGATCCTCGAGGACGACGCAAAGGTTCCTGCCGATCTCAACGCGCAGCTCGATGATATCCTTTCCAGGGACGATTGGGATCTCGTGAAGCTGACGCATCACCGCATGACGCATCTCAAGGCCGAGCGCCGGCTTGCCTCCGGCCGGACGCTGGGGCGCGCGAGCTTCGGGCCGACCGGCTCCTCGGCGGCCTATCTGGTGAAGCGGGCGGCGGCCGCGCGGCTGGTGGAAAGCCTCGTGCCCATGACGCTGCCCTACGACGTGGCGCTGGAGCGCGGCTGGGCGCACGGCATCCGCGTGCGCCATGTGCGCCCGGACGTGGTAAAGCCCAATATCGAGACGGGCCGCAGCCTGACGCAGGAAGAAGGGAACTACCGCCGCATGCGGCTGAAGCCGTGGCGGCGGCTGACGACGCTGCGCTTCCGCACCATCGACTTCGTTCGCAGGCTGGCCGGCGCGTGGGCGCGCCCGTGA
- the mutY gene encoding A/G-specific adenine glycosylase has product MTRVSQVRKTALLADISRHIAPSLLEWYDRHARALPWRVGPAEGARGVRPDPYRVWLSEIMLQQTTVAAVKSYFQRFTARWPTVEALAAAEDGQVMGAWAGLGYYARARNLLACARRVAGEHGGRFPGSAAQLKMLPGIGDYTSAAIASIAFGERVAVVDGNIERVTTRLHAIETPLPAARPVIRDHVDAMTPGKRPGDFAQAMMDLGATICTPRKPACVLCPLTGPCLARAQGRQEAFPVKAPKREKPERIGAIFVAERPDGALWLRRRPDKGMLGGMAEPPSTRWSARTDGETGEDAAPFPADWRLAGEVRHGFTHFDLTLEVWHARTSAPAPGEGWWAPADTLAAEALPTLMRKAIGVALAR; this is encoded by the coding sequence ATGACACGAGTAAGTCAAGTTCGGAAGACCGCCCTGTTGGCCGACATCTCACGACATATCGCACCTTCCCTGCTCGAATGGTACGATCGGCATGCCCGCGCCCTGCCCTGGCGCGTCGGCCCGGCCGAGGGGGCTCGCGGGGTGAGGCCGGACCCCTATCGCGTCTGGCTTTCGGAAATCATGCTCCAGCAGACCACGGTGGCGGCCGTAAAGTCCTATTTCCAGCGGTTCACGGCGCGCTGGCCGACCGTGGAGGCGCTGGCGGCGGCCGAGGACGGGCAGGTGATGGGGGCGTGGGCCGGGCTCGGCTACTATGCCCGCGCGCGAAACCTTCTGGCCTGCGCGCGCCGCGTGGCGGGCGAGCATGGCGGGCGCTTTCCCGGCAGCGCCGCTCAGTTGAAGATGCTTCCCGGCATAGGCGACTACACCTCCGCCGCCATCGCCTCCATCGCCTTCGGTGAGCGGGTGGCGGTGGTGGACGGCAACATTGAGCGCGTCACGACGCGCCTTCACGCCATCGAAACGCCCCTGCCCGCCGCTCGCCCCGTGATCCGCGATCATGTCGACGCGATGACGCCCGGCAAGCGGCCGGGCGACTTCGCGCAGGCGATGATGGACCTGGGCGCCACGATCTGCACGCCCAGGAAGCCCGCCTGCGTCCTTTGCCCGCTCACCGGGCCTTGCCTCGCACGGGCGCAGGGGCGGCAGGAGGCCTTCCCGGTCAAGGCGCCCAAGCGCGAAAAGCCGGAGCGGATCGGCGCGATCTTCGTGGCGGAGCGGCCGGACGGGGCGCTCTGGCTGCGCCGGCGGCCGGACAAGGGGATGCTGGGCGGCATGGCCGAGCCGCCCTCGACCCGGTGGAGCGCCCGCACGGACGGCGAGACGGGCGAGGATGCCGCGCCCTTCCCCGCCGACTGGCGGCTGGCGGGCGAGGTTCGCCACGGCTTCACCCATTTCGACCTGACGCTGGAGGTCTGGCACGCCCGCACATCCGCCCCCGCTCCCGGCGAGGGATGGTGGGCGCCGGCCGACACGCTGGCGGCGGAGGCCCTGCCGACCCTGATGCGCAAGGCGATAGGCGTCGCCCTGGCCCGATAG
- a CDS encoding Gfo/Idh/MocA family protein, with translation MSREQRLLILGTGAIAARHAEHFAVLPGIRLVAAADNVHDRAASFAATHRIEHAFGSLDEALEWGAFDAAVNSTPDGVHKATSLKLIAAGKSVFCEKPLAVNHADAMEMTLAAEAAGVINMVNLTYRNAHAIQMARRMVEAGEIGPIRHVEASYLQSWLTARTWGDWRTDERWLWRLSSAHGSRGVLGDIGIHILDFVTFGTGLDIASLQARMKTFEKADGGALGPYRLDVNDSVAMTVEMSNGALGVVHMTRYATGNLNDLNLAVYGEKGALRIWANHAASRLEICAGADIETARWKPVDCPQTPRNEERFALALLSDINGQPDFRHAANIQKLLDLCFVSDEEGRRLSAA, from the coding sequence ATGAGCCGCGAGCAGCGGCTCCTCATCCTCGGGACGGGCGCCATCGCGGCGCGCCATGCCGAGCATTTCGCAGTCCTGCCCGGCATCAGGCTGGTGGCGGCGGCCGACAACGTTCACGACCGCGCGGCGAGCTTCGCGGCCACGCATCGCATCGAACATGCCTTCGGCAGCCTTGATGAGGCGCTGGAATGGGGCGCGTTCGATGCGGCGGTGAACTCCACGCCCGATGGCGTGCACAAGGCGACATCGCTCAAGCTCATCGCCGCCGGCAAGTCGGTGTTCTGCGAAAAGCCGCTGGCGGTGAACCACGCCGATGCGATGGAGATGACGCTGGCGGCGGAGGCCGCGGGGGTCATCAACATGGTGAACCTCACCTATCGCAACGCGCACGCTATCCAGATGGCGCGCCGCATGGTGGAGGCCGGCGAGATCGGCCCGATACGCCATGTGGAGGCGAGCTACCTACAAAGCTGGCTGACGGCCCGCACCTGGGGCGACTGGCGCACCGACGAGCGCTGGCTCTGGCGCCTCTCCTCCGCGCACGGCTCCAGGGGCGTGCTCGGCGATATCGGCATCCATATCCTCGACTTCGTCACCTTCGGCACGGGGCTCGACATCGCCTCCCTGCAAGCCCGGATGAAGACCTTCGAAAAGGCCGACGGCGGCGCCCTCGGCCCCTACCGCCTCGACGTGAACGACAGCGTGGCGATGACGGTGGAGATGAGCAACGGCGCGCTCGGCGTGGTGCACATGACGCGCTACGCGACCGGCAATCTCAACGACCTGAACCTGGCCGTCTACGGCGAGAAAGGCGCCTTGCGCATCTGGGCCAACCACGCGGCCTCGCGGCTCGAGATCTGCGCGGGAGCCGATATAGAGACCGCGCGCTGGAAGCCGGTGGACTGCCCGCAGACGCCGCGCAACGAGGAGCGCTTCGCCCTCGCCTTGCTTTCGGACATCAACGGCCAGCCGGATTTCCGCCACGCCGCGAACATCCAGAAGCTGCTCGACCTGTGTTTCGTGTCCGACGAGGAGGGCCGGCGGCTGTCGGCGGCCTGA
- a CDS encoding DUF721 domain-containing protein has product MTSERSFRKPPRRPAVRPLADLVAALVDPMLARKAGLTSGLVAAWPEIAGPRLAAGTRPEKLIWAARRSDTDPFEPATLVVACEGASALRLQHEAGELLQRIDAFFGYHAVGRLKIVQKALPAPAPSRKPRLADIGEQGRQTIAEATARIEDPRLRAALERFGHTVLGRNRAGD; this is encoded by the coding sequence ATGACGTCCGAGCGATCCTTCCGCAAACCGCCGCGCCGCCCGGCCGTGCGCCCGCTGGCCGATCTCGTCGCCGCGCTGGTGGACCCGATGCTGGCGCGCAAGGCGGGTCTCACCAGCGGCCTCGTTGCCGCGTGGCCCGAGATCGCCGGGCCGAGGCTCGCGGCCGGAACGCGGCCGGAAAAGCTCATCTGGGCCGCCCGCCGCTCCGACACCGATCCGTTCGAACCGGCGACGCTCGTCGTGGCCTGCGAGGGCGCGTCGGCGCTGCGTCTCCAGCACGAGGCCGGCGAGCTTCTGCAACGGATCGACGCCTTCTTCGGCTATCACGCCGTGGGGCGCCTGAAGATCGTGCAGAAGGCGTTGCCGGCCCCCGCGCCCAGCCGCAAGCCGCGCCTTGCCGATATCGGCGAGCAAGGCCGGCAGACGATCGCGGAGGCGACGGCGCGCATCGAGGACCCGCGCCTGCGTGCGGCGCTGGAGCGGTTCGGGCACACCGTTCTGGGCCGAAACCGCGCCGGCGACTGA
- a CDS encoding MBL fold metallo-hydrolase, whose translation MTFHATPGQPQTVAEGVVRLTAPNPGPFTFHGTNTYLVGDRSVAIIDPGPADERHLGAILDALGGRAVEAILVTHTHLDHTGLTDRLREATGAPVLAEGPHRAARALHEGEVNGLDAAGDKAFRPDRTLADGETIELCGLRFEVVATPGHTANHLSFALAGSDLLFSGDHVMAWSTTVVAPPDGSMASYMHSLERLMARPEKRYLPGHGGPVENAPPFLRALRSHRRMREAAILERLAAGDRAIGSIVASIYRSTDPRLHGAAALSVLAQLEDLVERGLVRTDGPPLLESRYERV comes from the coding sequence ATGACGTTCCATGCCACTCCAGGCCAGCCGCAGACGGTGGCGGAAGGGGTCGTGCGCCTCACCGCGCCCAATCCCGGCCCCTTCACCTTCCATGGCACCAACACCTATCTGGTGGGGGACAGGAGCGTCGCGATCATCGACCCGGGGCCGGCGGACGAGCGGCACCTCGGCGCGATCCTGGATGCGCTCGGCGGGCGGGCGGTGGAGGCGATCCTCGTCACGCACACCCATCTGGACCATACGGGGCTGACCGACCGGCTGAGGGAGGCAACCGGCGCGCCGGTGCTTGCCGAAGGCCCGCACCGCGCCGCGCGGGCGCTGCACGAGGGCGAGGTGAATGGGCTGGACGCGGCCGGCGATAAGGCCTTCCGGCCCGACCGAACCCTTGCCGATGGAGAGACGATCGAACTTTGCGGCCTGCGCTTCGAGGTGGTGGCGACGCCTGGACACACGGCCAATCATCTGTCCTTCGCGCTGGCGGGAAGCGACCTTCTCTTTTCCGGCGACCATGTAATGGCCTGGTCCACCACCGTTGTCGCGCCGCCGGACGGCTCGATGGCCAGCTACATGCACTCGCTGGAAAGGCTGATGGCCCGCCCCGAAAAGCGCTATCTGCCCGGCCATGGCGGCCCGGTGGAAAACGCACCGCCCTTCCTGCGCGCCCTCAGGTCGCATCGCCGGATGCGCGAGGCGGCGATCCTTGAGCGGCTGGCGGCCGGGGACCGGGCGATCGGGAGCATCGTCGCCAGCATCTACCGCTCGACAGACCCGCGCCTCCACGGCGCGGCGGCGCTTTCGGTGCTGGCCCAGCTCGAGGATCTCGTGGAACGCGGCCTCGTGCGCACGGACGGCCCGCCTTTGCTGGAAAGTCGGTACGAACGGGTCTGA
- a CDS encoding O-antigen ligase family protein: protein MGAPVTIRRALLLRRHIDPWLLAAGFGFLALLQGPGKVIFLVFAACGFYLALARHRTCRHLPPVYTAVLISYCLWGVILSLGRGEPMDGNRLLGYAAIQLAAVFLPVGLCLVRRPVDAMVLGCRVAVVVLLGATTVEWFMTGERVGLGRNEAILGFVIAAAALIARMQADFPPRFVPNGRWWSYVALLPVLLTQTRAAWIVFVPLIVFDLWAVVRERSGGRPPMAAMAVAAIAMAVAAVPIWKIVTARVVDGMAEIANLRETGVASGSMDVRLVMWNHAAELISEHPLLGVGPTQRMARVAEAAGAENAALIGSYTHLHNLFIDEALSSGLVGLALMLAVFATFLVAVFRARSPTLTKESSLLFVVLIVSFGAFHGVLINEWTIILIFGFMAVVMTGMRRRRLAETGRRLGPAG, encoded by the coding sequence GTGGGCGCGCCCGTGACGATCCGCCGCGCCCTGCTCCTGCGGCGGCACATCGACCCCTGGTTGCTGGCGGCGGGCTTCGGGTTCCTCGCGCTCCTGCAGGGGCCGGGCAAGGTGATCTTCCTCGTCTTCGCCGCCTGCGGGTTCTACCTGGCGCTGGCGCGCCATCGCACCTGCCGCCATCTGCCCCCCGTCTATACAGCCGTGCTGATATCCTACTGCCTGTGGGGCGTCATCCTGTCCCTCGGTCGGGGAGAGCCGATGGATGGCAACAGGCTCCTGGGCTATGCCGCCATCCAGCTCGCCGCCGTCTTCCTTCCGGTGGGGCTCTGCCTCGTGCGCCGGCCGGTGGACGCCATGGTGCTCGGCTGCCGCGTCGCGGTCGTCGTCCTGCTCGGCGCGACCACGGTGGAGTGGTTCATGACGGGGGAGCGCGTGGGGCTCGGGCGCAACGAGGCGATCCTCGGCTTCGTCATCGCCGCGGCCGCCCTGATCGCGCGGATGCAGGCCGATTTCCCGCCGCGCTTCGTGCCGAACGGGCGGTGGTGGAGCTATGTCGCGCTGCTTCCGGTCTTGCTGACCCAGACCCGGGCGGCATGGATCGTGTTCGTTCCGCTCATCGTCTTCGACCTATGGGCGGTGGTGCGCGAGCGCAGCGGCGGCAGGCCGCCCATGGCGGCGATGGCTGTGGCGGCCATCGCGATGGCCGTGGCGGCCGTTCCGATCTGGAAGATCGTGACTGCGCGGGTGGTCGACGGGATGGCGGAGATCGCCAATCTGCGCGAGACGGGCGTTGCGTCCGGCTCCATGGACGTGCGGCTGGTGATGTGGAACCATGCGGCGGAGCTGATATCGGAGCATCCGCTGCTGGGTGTCGGCCCCACGCAGCGCATGGCGCGCGTGGCCGAGGCGGCCGGAGCGGAAAATGCGGCGCTGATCGGCAGCTATACCCATTTGCACAATCTCTTCATCGACGAGGCGCTTTCCAGCGGGCTGGTTGGTCTTGCGCTGATGCTGGCCGTCTTCGCGACCTTCCTCGTCGCGGTCTTCCGCGCGCGCTCGCCCACTCTCACCAAGGAAAGCTCGCTGCTCTTCGTGGTGCTGATCGTGTCGTTCGGCGCGTTCCACGGCGTTCTGATCAATGAGTGGACGATCATCCTGATCTTCGGTTTCATGGCGGTCGTGATGACCGGCATGCGCCGGCGCCGACTGGCCGAGACCGGGCGGCGCCTCGGCCCTGCGGGCTGA